In one Solanum dulcamara chromosome 1, daSolDulc1.2, whole genome shotgun sequence genomic region, the following are encoded:
- the LOC129903125 gene encoding sterol 3-beta-glucosyltransferase UGT80A2-like isoform X1 — protein MEDLLEKNNGLSDSGEVPVDFEVEIQGENGNQTHKETDVNSINVEGSVSGNWAGHSATNVEKPVEKFELGTSQPVKAGRHKQNQNRALGLLAAKLFDDKVPLRKKLKLFNRLATVQDDGTVQFEVPGDIKPGKLDFGTGVVYNGASDEAENDVADIPELPPLQIAMLIVGTRGDVQPFVAIGKKLQENGHRVRLATHANFKEFVLGAGLEFYPLGGDPKVLAAYMVKNKGFLPSGPSEIFIQRNQIKDIVFSLLPACVDPDPESNVPFKVNAIIANPPAYGHMHVAEALKVPLHIFFTMPWTPTSEFPHPLSRVKQSVANRLSYQVVDGLIWLGIRDVINDFRKKKLKLRPITYLSNSNSFHPDVPYGYIWSPHLVPKPKDWGPKIDVVGFCFLDLASNYEPPESLVKWLEDGEKPIYIGFGSLPVQEPAKMTEIIVEALEMTGQRGIINKGWGGLGSLKEPKDFVYLLDNCPHDWLFLQCAAVVHHGGAGTTAAGLKTACPTTVIPFFGDQPFWGERVHARGVGPAPIPVDEFSLEKLVAAIRFMLDPKVKERAVELAKSMEHEDGVSGAVKAFHKHFPRESLEPKPEVSPRPHHFFSLRRCFGHSKFS, from the exons GATCTGTTAGCGGGAATTGGGCTGGGCATAGTGCTACAAATGTGGAAAAGCCAGTGGAGAAATTTGAACTCGGTACCAGTCAGCCAGTTAAAGCTGGAAGACACAAACAAAACCAGAATCGAGCTCTAGGTCTGCTAGCAGCAAAGCTTTTTGATGATAAAGTTCCTTTAAGAAAAAAG CTCAAATTGTTCAATAGGCTTGCAACTGTTCAAGATGATGGTACTGTACAATTTGAAGTTCCGGGGGATATTAAACCCGGAAAACTTGATTTTGGCACCGGAGTTGTTTACAATGGAGCTTCAGATGAAGCAGAAAATGATGTAGCTGATATTCCAGAACTACCTCCATTGCAAATTGCTATGCTCATTGTTGGTACGAGGGGAGATGTGCAACCCTTTGTTGCCATTGGGAAAAAGCTTCAG GAAAATGGTCATAGGGTGAGACTAGCAACTCATGCCAATTTTAAAGAGTTTGTTTTGGGTGCTGGATTGGAATTTTATCCTCTAGGCGGAGATCCAAAAGTTCTTGCTGCAT ACATGGTAAAGAATAAAGGGTTTTTGCCATCTGGACCTTCTGAAATATTTATTCAACgaaatcaaattaaagatattgTATTCTCCTTACTACCTGCATGTGTAGATCCCGATCCAGAGTCAAATGTTCCATTCAAAGTAAACGCCATTATTGCCAATCCTCCTGCGTATG GACATATGCATGTAGCAGAGGCCCTGAAAGTACCATTGCATATATTTTTCACAATGCCATGGAC GCCTACTAGTGAGTTTCCACATCCTCTCTCTCGTGTCAAGCAGTCAGTTGCTAATAGA CTATCATATCAAGTCGTTGATGGACTAATCTGGCTTGGGATTCGGGATGTGATAAATGACTTCaggaagaaaaagttgaagttaAGGCCAATAACTTATTTGAGTAACTCCAACAGTTTCCATCCAGATGTGCCATATGGGTATATATGGAGTCCACACTTAGTTCCTAAACCCAAAG ATTGGGGCCCGAAAATTGACGTCGTGGGATTTTGCTTCCTAGACCTTGCTTCCAATTATGAACCCCCAGAATCACTCGTTAAATGGCTTGAAGATGGTGAAAAGCCTATCTATATTGGCTTTGGAAGTCTT CCTGTTCAAGAACCTGCAAAAATGACCGAGATAATTGTTGAAGCTCTAGAAATGACTGGACAAAGAGGTATCATCAACAAAGGCTGGGGTGGCCTTGGGAGCT TGAAGGAACCCAAGGATTTTGTGTACCTGCTGGATAATTGCCCTCATGATTGGCTATTCTTGCAATGTGCTGCTGTG GTGCATCATGGAGGTGCTGGAACCACTGCTGCTGGACTGAAAACTGCA TGCCCAACAACCGTGATACCTTTCTTTGGGGATCAACCTTTTTGGGGTGAACGTGTGCATGCTAGGGGAGTAGGTCCTGCTCCCATCCCTGTCGATGAGTTCTCCCTTGAAAAGCTGGTCGCTGCCATCCGGTTCATGCTAGATCCAAAG GTAAAAGAACGTGCTGTAGAACTAGCAAAATCAATGGAACATGAGGATGGAGTGTCTGGAGCAGTAAAAGCATTCCACAAACACTTCCCTCGAGAATCACTTGAGCCTAAGCCTGAGGTCTCGCCTCGTCCTCACCATTTCTTTTCCCTAAGACGCTGTTTTGGACACTCCAAATTTTCTTAA
- the LOC129903125 gene encoding sterol 3-beta-glucosyltransferase UGT80A2-like isoform X2, with the protein MEDLLEKNNGLSDSGEVPVDFEVEIQGENGNQTHKETDVNSINVEGSVSGNWAGHSATNVEKPVEKFELGTSQPVKAGRHKQNQNRALGLLAAKLFDDKVPLRKKLKLFNRLATVQDDGTVQFEVPGDIKPGKLDFGTGVVYNGASDEAENDVADIPELPPLQIAMLIVGTRGDVQPFVAIGKKLQENGHRVRLATHANFKEFVLGAGLEFYPLGGDPKVLAAYMVKNKGFLPSGPSEIFIQRNQIKDIVFSLLPACVDPDPESNVPFKVNAIIANPPAYDWGPKIDVVGFCFLDLASNYEPPESLVKWLEDGEKPIYIGFGSLPVQEPAKMTEIIVEALEMTGQRGIINKGWGGLGSLKEPKDFVYLLDNCPHDWLFLQCAAVVHHGGAGTTAAGLKTACPTTVIPFFGDQPFWGERVHARGVGPAPIPVDEFSLEKLVAAIRFMLDPKVKERAVELAKSMEHEDGVSGAVKAFHKHFPRESLEPKPEVSPRPHHFFSLRRCFGHSKFS; encoded by the exons GATCTGTTAGCGGGAATTGGGCTGGGCATAGTGCTACAAATGTGGAAAAGCCAGTGGAGAAATTTGAACTCGGTACCAGTCAGCCAGTTAAAGCTGGAAGACACAAACAAAACCAGAATCGAGCTCTAGGTCTGCTAGCAGCAAAGCTTTTTGATGATAAAGTTCCTTTAAGAAAAAAG CTCAAATTGTTCAATAGGCTTGCAACTGTTCAAGATGATGGTACTGTACAATTTGAAGTTCCGGGGGATATTAAACCCGGAAAACTTGATTTTGGCACCGGAGTTGTTTACAATGGAGCTTCAGATGAAGCAGAAAATGATGTAGCTGATATTCCAGAACTACCTCCATTGCAAATTGCTATGCTCATTGTTGGTACGAGGGGAGATGTGCAACCCTTTGTTGCCATTGGGAAAAAGCTTCAG GAAAATGGTCATAGGGTGAGACTAGCAACTCATGCCAATTTTAAAGAGTTTGTTTTGGGTGCTGGATTGGAATTTTATCCTCTAGGCGGAGATCCAAAAGTTCTTGCTGCAT ACATGGTAAAGAATAAAGGGTTTTTGCCATCTGGACCTTCTGAAATATTTATTCAACgaaatcaaattaaagatattgTATTCTCCTTACTACCTGCATGTGTAGATCCCGATCCAGAGTCAAATGTTCCATTCAAAGTAAACGCCATTATTGCCAATCCTCCTGCGTATG ATTGGGGCCCGAAAATTGACGTCGTGGGATTTTGCTTCCTAGACCTTGCTTCCAATTATGAACCCCCAGAATCACTCGTTAAATGGCTTGAAGATGGTGAAAAGCCTATCTATATTGGCTTTGGAAGTCTT CCTGTTCAAGAACCTGCAAAAATGACCGAGATAATTGTTGAAGCTCTAGAAATGACTGGACAAAGAGGTATCATCAACAAAGGCTGGGGTGGCCTTGGGAGCT TGAAGGAACCCAAGGATTTTGTGTACCTGCTGGATAATTGCCCTCATGATTGGCTATTCTTGCAATGTGCTGCTGTG GTGCATCATGGAGGTGCTGGAACCACTGCTGCTGGACTGAAAACTGCA TGCCCAACAACCGTGATACCTTTCTTTGGGGATCAACCTTTTTGGGGTGAACGTGTGCATGCTAGGGGAGTAGGTCCTGCTCCCATCCCTGTCGATGAGTTCTCCCTTGAAAAGCTGGTCGCTGCCATCCGGTTCATGCTAGATCCAAAG GTAAAAGAACGTGCTGTAGAACTAGCAAAATCAATGGAACATGAGGATGGAGTGTCTGGAGCAGTAAAAGCATTCCACAAACACTTCCCTCGAGAATCACTTGAGCCTAAGCCTGAGGTCTCGCCTCGTCCTCACCATTTCTTTTCCCTAAGACGCTGTTTTGGACACTCCAAATTTTCTTAA